CTCATCGCCGACCCGCACCACTGTCTGCTGGAAATGGTCGACGCGTTTGACCAGCTCCAGAATGCGCCGGTCACGCACCACATCGCGCTCGGCCTGTTGCAGGGCCAACTCGCGTTGCTGGCGCATGTAGCGCAGCAGGAATGCCAAGGTCCCGGCCCATAACAGGGCCAGGACAATCACCGCCGCCTCAAGGAACAATCAAATGCTCTCCAGTTCCGACCATTCTTCTTCGCTCATCATTTTGTCCAGCTCAACCAGAATCAACAGCTCGTTGTTCTTGTTGCACACGCCCTGGATGAACTTGGCGGATTCTTCGTTGCCCACGTTCGGCGCGGTTTCCACTTCCGACTGGCGCAGGTAGACCACTTCGGCGACGCTGTCGACCATGATCCCGACCACTTGCTTGTCGGCTTCGATGATGACGATGCGCGTGTTGTCGTTGACGTCGGTCGGCGCCAGGCCGAAGCGCTGACGGGTGTCGATCACCGTCACCACGTTGCCGCGCAGGTTGATGATGCCCAGCACGTAGCTCGGCGCACCCGGTACCGGGGCGATCTCTGTGTAGCGCAGCACTTCCTGCACGCGCATCACGTTAATGCCGTAGGACTCGTTGTCCAGTTTGAAGGTCACCCATTGCAGGATCGGATCATCCAAACCTTGTGCGGACGCTGACTTGTTCATCTTTCTGACCCCTCAAATGCCGTTATCGACGGCGTGTGTGCTAATGGGCCGCGCAACCGCACGACCTTTATTGTCCCATCAACTGCGTTTGTTCTGCGCCATCGTCTTGACCGCGCCACTGGCGATCAACTCGGCCAGTTCGGCGACGTCGAGCAATGCGCACATGTGTTCAATCACGGTGCCCGCCAACCACGGCCGTTGGCCACGGTGGCTGCGCCATTTGATTTCGTTCGGGTCCAGGCGCAACGAGCGGCTGACTTGATGCACCGCCAGCCCCCACTCGTAACCCTGCACGGAGATCACGTACTGCAGGCCCTGTTGAAAGTCGTCACGGTAACGGTCGGGCATCACCCAGCGCGCTGTGTCCAGCACCTTGAGGTTGCCGGCCTGGCTGGGCAGGATGCCGAGAAACCACTCCGGCTGCCCGAACAGTGGCGTCAGCTCCTGGCCTTCCAGGGAGTAGATCGAGCCCAGGCACACCAGCGGCACCGCCAGGGTCAAGCCGGCGACATCGAACAGCAGGCACTCGAACGGCTCCGCGGCCCACGACGGTCGACCATCACCGGTCACCGGGGGTGGCGTGATGCTCGGCGGCAGGTGCACTTGCACGATCGGTTCGACCACCACCGGCGCTAGCACCTCAGGCGTGATCGGCACCACCACGGGCACCGCCTCGACCAGGGCGTCACGGGCCTGCTCCTCGAGTACCGCCAACTGGAACTCATCCAGCGCAGCTTCAGCCTCGACGACCGGCTCCGGTACCAGGATCGGTTCCGGCAGTTCCTCGGCGGTCGCGTCTTGCAGCAAGGCATCCAGGTAGGATTCCAGTGCCAGTTGCGGCCGTGTCTTGAATTGAACGGGACGGTTCATCACGCCACCTGCGCTACAAGCTGCTGGGACAGCAGGTGCTTGAGCAACGCCCGGTACGCCAGTACGCCACGGCTCTTGCCGTCGAACTGCGACGGCGTAAGCCCCGCGCGGCTGGCGTCGCGCAGGCGCGTGTCCACCGGGATGTAGCCATTCCAGATGCTGTCCGGGTAGCCATCGCGCAGCACGCGCAGGGTACCGAGGGACGCCTGGGTACGCCGGTCGAACAAGGTCGGCACGATGCTGTACGGCAGCGCCTGTTTGCGCGAACGGTTGATCATCGCCAGGGTGCTGACCATGCGCTCCAGGCCTTTGACGGCCAGGTGCTCGGTCTGTACCGGGATCACCAGTTGCTGGCTGGCCGCCAGGGCATTGACCATCAGCACGCCAAGCAACGGCGGGCTGTCGATGATCGCGTAGTCGAAGTCCTGCCACAGTTGCGCCAGGGTCTTGGCGATCACCAGGCCCAGGCCGCTCTGGCCCGGCGACTGGCGCTCAAGGGTGGCCAGGGCGGTGCTGGACGGCAACAGCGAAATACTGTCATTGCTGGTGGGCAGCAGCAGTTGCCCAGGCAAGTCGCTTGGCACGCTGCCCTTGTGCAGGAACAGGTCGTAGCAACTGTGTTCCAGCGCATCGGGATCGTAGCCGAAATAGCTGGTCATGGAGCCGTGGGGGTCGAGGTCGACCACGACCACACGCTTGCCCGCCTCGGCCAGCAACCCGGCTAAAGCGATGGAAGTGGTGGTCTTGCCGACTCCACCCTTTTGATTGGCAACTGCCCAGACTCTCATTCGGTTGATTCCTCCCGGCGGGCACAGGCGCGACCGAGACATTGCATGGGTTATTGAGCCGGTGACGGAGAATTGACGGAGCTTGTCCGCACCGGCGACTTTGCAGGGGCCGGTGCAGTTTGTGTGCCAGCACGCCTCAATGCCGCATCCGGTGTTGCATTCGCCGTGCCGGTGCCGGTCAGGCTGCGGCGTACATCCAGGTTACGTGACACCACCAGCACCACGCGCCGGTTGCGCCCGCGGCCTTCGACCGTGGCGTTATTGGCCACTGGCTGGAATTCACCGTAGCCCACCGACGCCAGGCGCTGGGGATTGACTCCCTGCATGGCGAGCATACGCACGATACTCGCCGCGCGCGCCGAGGACAGTTCCCAGTTGGTCGGGTACTGCGCGGTACTGATCGGCAGGTTGTCGGTGAAGCCTTCGACGTGGATCGGGTTTTCAAACGGCCTGAGGATCGCCGCCACCTTGTCGATGATGGTGAAAGCCTGGTCGCTTGGCAGCGCATCGGCGCTGGCAAACAACAGGCTGGAATTCAGCTCGATCTCCACCCACAGCTCATTGCCGCGCACGGTCATCTGGTTGGACTTGATCAGGTCACCGAACGCGGCGCTGATATCGTCGGCGATGCTTTTGAGCGGGTCGCTGGTACCGCCGATACCGGCGGCGGTTTCATCGCTGTCGTTGACCAGTGGCTTGGCCGGGGTCACCGTCCTGGGCCGCTCCTCACCAATGGGAATCGGCTTGAGCGCGCGCTCGGAATCGTTGAACACCCCGACCAGCGCCTGGGAAATGATCTTGTACTTGCCTTCGTTGATCGACGAGATCGAGTACATCACCACGAAAAATGCAAACAGCAGGGTGATGAAGTCCGCGTAGGACACCAGCCAGCGTTCATGGTTGACGTGTTCTTCAGGCTCGCGACGGCGACGGCTCACAGGCACTCCTCCCCACCAACCGACCCAACTGTAGGAGCGAGCTTGCTCGCGAAAAACCCGAGAGCAACGCGTTTATCCAGGATACCCGCGTTATCGTTGACGATTTTCGCGAGCAAGCTCGCTCCTACAGGGAAGCAGAGGTTCATACCCATCAATCCGAGAAGCCCTGGAGCTTCAGTTCGATGGAGCGCGGGTTTTCGCCCTCGGCGATCGACAGAATGCCTTCGAGCAGCATTTCGCGGTAGCGGGACTGGCGCATGGCAATCGACTTGAGCTTGCTCGCCACCGGCAGCAGCACCAGGTTGGCACTGGCCACGCCATAAATCGTCGCAACGAATGCCACGGCAATACCGCTGCCCAGTTGCGAAGGGTCGGCCAGGTTGCCCATCACGTGGATCAGGCCCATCACCGCACCGATGATGCCGATGGTCGGCGCGTAGCCGCCCATGCTTTCAAACACCTTGGCCGCATTGATGTCACGGCTTTCCTGGGTGTAGAAATCCACCTCGAGGATGCTGCGGATCGCCTCCGGTTCGGCGCCGTCCACCAGCAGCTGCAGGCCTTTGCGCGCGTAGCTGTCAGGCTCGGCATCGGCCACGCCTTCCAGGCCCAGCAAGCCTTCCTTGCGGGCGGTAAGGCTCCAGTTGACCACGCGGTCGATGCCGCCTGGCATGTCGACCCGCGGCGGAAAAATGATCCAGACCAGGATCTGCATGGCGCGCTTGAACGAGCTCAGCGGCGACTGCAGCAACGCTGCGCCCACGGTGCCGCCGATCACGATCAGCGCCGCCGGGCCGTTGGCCAGGGCGCCGAGGTGGCCGCCTTCCAGGTAGTTGCCGCCGATGATGGCGACAAACGCCAGGGTGATGCCGATCAGACTCAAGACATCCATCAGAGGCAGGCCTCCACCAGATGCTTGCCGATGTCGTCCAGGCTGTAGACCGCATCGGCCAGGTCGGCCTTGACGATGGCCATGGGCATGCCATAGATCACGCAGCTGGCTTCGTCCTGGGCCCAGATGGCGCTGCCGCCTTGCTTGAGCAGGCGCGCGCCTTCACGACCATCGGCGCCCATGCCGGTGAGCACCACCGCCAGAACTTTGTCGCCGTAGGACTTGGCCGCCGAACCGAAGGTGATGTCCACGCACGGCTTGTAGTTGAGGCGTTCATCGCCCGGCAGGATTTTGATCGCGCCACGGCCGTCCACCATCATCTGCTTGCCACCCGGCGCCAGCAGCGCCAGGCCAGGGCGCAGGATGTCACCGTCCTCGGCTTCCTTGACGCTGATGCGGCACAGCTTGTCCAGGCGCTCGGCGAAGGCCTTGGTGAACGCGGCGGGCATGTGCTGGATCAACACGATCGGCGCCGGGAAGTTGGCCGGCAGTTGGGTCAAAACGCGCTGCAGGGCCACCGGGCCGCCAGTGGATGTGCCGATGGCGACCAGCTTGTAGGCCTTGCGCTTGGGCGCGGGCGAATGGGCGCTCGGTGCCGCAGCACGACTGGGCGCTGGCGGCGCGTGACGCGCTGGCGGTACGGGCGCAGGCGCAGGGCGGCTGAACGACGACGCCGGTGCCGCTGCGGGGACGGGAGCAGGCGCCGGCGCAGCAGCAGGCGCGCTGAACAGACTGCGCCGGTTACTGCGCGAAATGCTGTGCACTTTCTCGCACAGCATCTGCTTGACCTTCTCGGGATTGCGCGAGATGTCTTCGAAATTCTTCGGCAGGAAGTCCACCGCGCCGGCATCCAGCGCATCCAGGGTCACCCGGGCGCCTTCATGAGTCAGCGAGGAGAACATCAACACCGGTGTCGGGCAACGTTGCATGATATGACGCACGGCCGTGATGCCATCCATCATCGGCATTTCATAGTCCATGGTGATCACGTCCGGCTTCAACGCAATGGCTTGATCGATCGCCTCTTTGCCGTTGGTGGCCGTGCCGACTACCTGGATCGTTGGATCGGCGGAAAGAATCTCCGAGACGCGGCGGCGGAAGAAACCCGAATCGTCCACCACCAGGACCTTGACTGCCATAAACACTCCGTTAGACGGGGCGGGCACTGGTGCCCTGCCCCGCCAGAATCAAATACGCCGTGCGGCGTAACGCTTGAGCATGCTCGGAACATCGAGAATCAGCGCAATGCGGCCGTCACCGGTGATGGTGGCACCCGACATGCCCGGGGTGCCCTGCAGCATCTTGCCCAAAGGCTTGATCACCACTTCTTCCTGGCCCACCAGTTGATCGACCACAAAACCGATGCGCTGGGTGCCCACCGAGAGAATCACCACATGGCCTTCGCGCTGCTCTTCATGCTTGGCCGACGCCACCAGCCAGCGCTTGAGGTAGAACAGCGGCAAGGCCTTGTCACGCACGATCACCACTTCCTGGCCGTCCACCACATTGGTGCGCGACAGGTCGAGGTGGAAGATTTCGTTGACGTTGACCAGCGGGAAGGCGAACGCCTGGTTGCCCAGCATCACCATCAGGGTCGGCATGATCGCCAGGGTCAACGGCACCTTGATGACGATCTTGGAGCCCTGGCCCTTGGTCGAGTAGATATTGATCGAGCCGTTGAGCTGGCTGATCTTGGTCTTCACCACGTCCATGCCGACGCCACGGCCGGACACGTCGGAGATCTCGGTCTTGGTCGAGAAACCCG
This genomic stretch from Pseudomonas orientalis harbors:
- a CDS encoding DUF2802 domain-containing protein — protein: MFLEAAVIVLALLWAGTLAFLLRYMRQQRELALQQAERDVVRDRRILELVKRVDHFQQTVVRVGDEVHELRAILGPLPDKLVQLEQRDPSNLSFAQAAKLVGMGATVDELTQSCGLTQAEAQLMSKLHKS
- a CDS encoding CheW domain-containing protein: MNRPVQFKTRPQLALESYLDALLQDATAEELPEPILVPEPVVEAEAALDEFQLAVLEEQARDALVEAVPVVVPITPEVLAPVVVEPIVQVHLPPSITPPPVTGDGRPSWAAEPFECLLFDVAGLTLAVPLVCLGSIYSLEGQELTPLFGQPEWFLGILPSQAGNLKVLDTARWVMPDRYRDDFQQGLQYVISVQGYEWGLAVHQVSRSLRLDPNEIKWRSHRGQRPWLAGTVIEHMCALLDVAELAELIASGAVKTMAQNKRS
- a CDS encoding flagellar motor protein, producing MDVLSLIGITLAFVAIIGGNYLEGGHLGALANGPAALIVIGGTVGAALLQSPLSSFKRAMQILVWIIFPPRVDMPGGIDRVVNWSLTARKEGLLGLEGVADAEPDSYARKGLQLLVDGAEPEAIRSILEVDFYTQESRDINAAKVFESMGGYAPTIGIIGAVMGLIHVMGNLADPSQLGSGIAVAFVATIYGVASANLVLLPVASKLKSIAMRQSRYREMLLEGILSIAEGENPRSIELKLQGFSD
- a CDS encoding chemotaxis protein CheW, coding for MNKSASAQGLDDPILQWVTFKLDNESYGINVMRVQEVLRYTEIAPVPGAPSYVLGIINLRGNVVTVIDTRQRFGLAPTDVNDNTRIVIIEADKQVVGIMVDSVAEVVYLRQSEVETAPNVGNEESAKFIQGVCNKNNELLILVELDKMMSEEEWSELESI
- a CDS encoding protein-glutamate methylesterase/protein-glutamine glutaminase, which encodes MAVKVLVVDDSGFFRRRVSEILSADPTIQVVGTATNGKEAIDQAIALKPDVITMDYEMPMMDGITAVRHIMQRCPTPVLMFSSLTHEGARVTLDALDAGAVDFLPKNFEDISRNPEKVKQMLCEKVHSISRSNRRSLFSAPAAAPAPAPVPAAAPASSFSRPAPAPVPPARHAPPAPSRAAAPSAHSPAPKRKAYKLVAIGTSTGGPVALQRVLTQLPANFPAPIVLIQHMPAAFTKAFAERLDKLCRISVKEAEDGDILRPGLALLAPGGKQMMVDGRGAIKILPGDERLNYKPCVDITFGSAAKSYGDKVLAVVLTGMGADGREGARLLKQGGSAIWAQDEASCVIYGMPMAIVKADLADAVYSLDDIGKHLVEACL
- a CDS encoding ParA family protein, which produces MRVWAVANQKGGVGKTTTSIALAGLLAEAGKRVVVVDLDPHGSMTSYFGYDPDALEHSCYDLFLHKGSVPSDLPGQLLLPTSNDSISLLPSSTALATLERQSPGQSGLGLVIAKTLAQLWQDFDYAIIDSPPLLGVLMVNALAASQQLVIPVQTEHLAVKGLERMVSTLAMINRSRKQALPYSIVPTLFDRRTQASLGTLRVLRDGYPDSIWNGYIPVDTRLRDASRAGLTPSQFDGKSRGVLAYRALLKHLLSQQLVAQVA
- the motD gene encoding flagellar motor protein MotD — protein: MSRRRREPEEHVNHERWLVSYADFITLLFAFFVVMYSISSINEGKYKIISQALVGVFNDSERALKPIPIGEERPRTVTPAKPLVNDSDETAAGIGGTSDPLKSIADDISAAFGDLIKSNQMTVRGNELWVEIELNSSLLFASADALPSDQAFTIIDKVAAILRPFENPIHVEGFTDNLPISTAQYPTNWELSSARAASIVRMLAMQGVNPQRLASVGYGEFQPVANNATVEGRGRNRRVVLVVSRNLDVRRSLTGTGTANATPDAALRRAGTQTAPAPAKSPVRTSSVNSPSPAQ